Proteins from a genomic interval of Bombus affinis isolate iyBomAffi1 chromosome 18, iyBomAffi1.2, whole genome shotgun sequence:
- the LOC126926538 gene encoding uncharacterized protein LOC126926538 isoform X1 codes for MSQSEDAYAPEEPTPDIPISLLDIQMPETPDSTKGQTSDGDTPRLESPKTLKPVLGKLQAKKRLMAFANKFNVPPKLQNKSNLLQAHSTKVSKSKSMPSDNSKSSKNDSSTIVNVDSDSVQFHNRHSSGGKSKKKTEEKILAIEEIRREESKSKMLLAEAMAAANLEEENYANRNGQNLLENVKIFRDRSRQDDVNASYKSASKSAIENKYSERRRYGREERRDSASKESKDYNGSKERYYKVPRDKEQRRKDKDRKDDKDKREDSNKYEENRDRKDEERDKKDNDKWEDVREKKGIKEKKESLKEKRSDSQEKPEIKDRKEKEKDKDKGKEKDIMNSSSWVELKKCGIMMDDIIEIKRRDHSERSIKNRTAEDYLRHFEQMLMINDCRLKRYAFIAEGLEGPKEYPPESVRATKRGRPQLFYSENPRMSLFINHQQILQAVTADHREKMRNICEADFIRNDTEAAEKSQRTRNWYPKTDISKSEGWHVPINVQLPRSKWDSEDEDRLSDTEKEQGNVVKSSNMTSKQESEEFSPRLNTIEEDINKDKKMINEDEASSVKKIDDNRQSTSPLLQSAGNEKLASEYEQFMKMVCSDIPMSKEFSPNPNKAPASTLSYHEFNIETNLPNDNNFSFVEHSISGKSDKSNSNKIEEKFKSNESRQNLENISKIEDDQISSNSSHIQVQKRVRVESKNIHDKSESEDSKSIPSDWENVRIKVERMSDENSDSKETRKKKRRKKVTSSSSESSSSSSSSDSEEEVKRRKRKRKISNDSDSLSDSDSSDSSSSSSDSSSSDDKRKKRKKKKRKAEKRKKKAKRIAKTKKKRRRKVSSDSSSSDSSEDRRKKRVATRKSKQKKEYNDKQDNRDDIIKTIQKSPLESPSLENAKLVRSQVPLKKIKEEVKVENRKRSSDKHDVWNKDQELVRKVISDSDIHNKTHKDEEKRNKVEERYLEEWEMDSVIMPQKGEKLSKSNVEKVDNTDIQNIRKIERKEERCKKDDKNKNDERLEEKCSSMSKEIIPGSLKIEEDADGKKKRKRDKEKKDSSEFLADWKKESERISQQIMQDEIKLSKKLDKQKRDKWGETEFDTLNVPSLTQLEKEVNKRQLLADEWEVDSLEAVSDLMINKKKISRISKKLEKEVRYDKKTDTYIAIEKETVKECKKRQDRLSAMRIWEEEQEEGEKEALMLLEQKSKRKRDDWDIEEESFLREKSDRKESVEDSITIIESIHKEVNTVSKNVDASMKHDVVTSKKSKKSRWDMESQSQEKIKLKAPVMWEEECAEWTKVNKFDHDIERVSLECCDPILAKTKIKDEDVCMVEQQLRKSTSKNSTSADIIDLFPRKCQDIDLLESSWTPEEHTRCKSRIRSLGNSSQENVLFDKTKELTPSKEQCTAEQLKDIFEIDVKLTKKNTELYSPSSPAGSQKSEDMEIFKNNQVNLKQSLLHDKLKNETLVMSDDESVPNIPLQIKYRDGKYAKAAVMKEEFEEILGVQKIEDQTLRKKFDVKVSESSSEFPINEPYPDTNYKSLRMDIFAGYESDESHGKLSNKSSEAISSSASTKGTEETNEGKAALKLIPKQLLVRRNNERVKTKLISDDPMQHAAALLTIQKKLRESHSVKNDIKNTYCEEPNEFRIECEKTSNIHAPVAEVIPTEQTTITDVKVDSKDLSITVKTSITTKSESPGAVKLDFNEYRSGNKGTKLEELKKSRPRNSKDISETECQVRSPGREQKKKSPSRKENREDKRISDRSKERRDKKFDDRERVDRRDSRSSKQEYNESRRRFSPSTSRNKKRTSWEREGSRSESHSRSWSRSRSKSPKRKEESFAGFSSKEKRSNRIDEDRSSRARIDDRRERSIRSSPRSNTAPHNKDHFKKHGPIKGDRDDWNRKKYDCIEREKEGRSYEPMEVLRERNVDIDRHRESRFRGDEADRSLWPYEAENMLRDGNESLDSYPNSQDLDLDYEEKTYYRDDSIERDIMEGPFRPSSKFKHRKSRLSTRRDRQWEKEREPLDLDRHGHVRRMDKLPPPRGRSPLRSRRSPCRSSHDRFRRESRSRSKSWSRSRSRSRSRSRSRSRSRSTSRSRSMMHSRSRSRSGSRSRTRSTSGSRMRSPDHLRMTERLRSSRSPSMGRGRVSESSRERKDEHDNMKLLDSCTERGRRIETIVQSVSGLSRDSTVLDSEMHIGDNMETVATSFQYSAENEVGNEYYYTENNLTYPPCIDDSTASSPKRLSLDDRLELELGIKKQQDGAGISNDYGENFNSNVCYPSPPGQQQQILYRQQPTVLQVGNVLQVVPADFNGVPATHREPTNSSSAPIVRGSSQVVRVGNVLQVVPTSLDWSGGQPSSVDQSGGMMYSTTVPQSSPVSSVPISVPVPVPVPMPVPAVPSAMNSSTPVSTLSPVSLPLSVPVPVPVPVPGPAPVPLPVTQTTFPRAEVTLQKVPVLPVYNYEVILETRRKEQEERKRLREIRRKEKERRRIERINRRALQLLEKSNMRQSENANQQKNSNLDPSVLKALRESEEQADAEEQQTSSTIFEKEEEMPVVASSASTEEEEVPVEEDEEEEEEEEAEVEYDEEDEEEAEDDEEEEEEDDEKSRLNKLKSEIDEATTVTAIDETTKVQIETESKGWPELPPPPLKGILVASGFRRTSVPNGNLDDLSTPENDNGDNTDKEDIEIDKTESSKDEASENKLSKLKNQMKKTKLAKLGKRKQRNKKSVQFADGIKPGEGTSPSGGEGDMPSPPPPTTVARGGIRDVRRSSSRKSRKQEKRTRPPKAKKKVKVKIIKLKKPRVTPLTAMMMNDSDELDDRSPPPPPPGSPPPPHLWPSYLSAYNANNRTSEAQTTAAAISNTVQAPPPPTPLPLLVPPPPLNYTIQPCSKA; via the exons ATGTCACAATCAGAAGATGCTTATGCTCCAGAGGAACCAACACCAGACATTCCAATATCTTTACTTGATATACAAATGCCAGAAACACCAGATAGTACAAAAGGCCAAACTAGCGATGGAGACACACCTAGGTTGGAGAGTCCCAAGACGCTCAAGCCTGTGCTAGGAAAATTACAAGCTAAAAAGAGATTGATGGCATTTGCTAACAAATTTAATGTGCCACCAAAACTTCAAAATAAATCCAATCTACTTCAAGCACATTCTACCAAAGTTTCTAAATCTAAAAGTATGCCAAGTGATAATAGTAAATCTTCAAAAAATGATTCAAGCACAATTGTAAATGTTGACTCAGACTCTGTACAATTTCATAATCGTCATTCAAGTGGTGGTAAATCAAAAAAGAAAACAG aagaaaaaatattggCTATTGAAGAGATTAGACGAGAAGAATCTAAAAGTAAAATGTTACTGGCTGAAGCTATGGCTGCAG CTAATTTAGAAGAGGAAAATTATGCAAATAGAAATGGacaaaatttattagaaaatgtAAAGATTTTCAGAGATAGAAGTAGACAAGATGATGTTAATGCCTCTTataaaagtgcttcaaagtctgcaatagaaaataaatattcagagag AAGGCGATATGGAAGAGAAGAACGAAGAGATAGCGCGAGTAAAGAGTCAAAAGATTATAATGGTAGCAAAGAACGATATTATAAAGTCCCGCGTGATAAAGAACAACGTAGAAAAGATAAAGATAGGAAAGATGATAAAGATAAGCGAGAGGATAGTAATAAATACGAAGAGAACCGAGATAGGAAAGATGAAGAAAGAGATAAAAAGGATAATGATAAATGGGAAGATGTAcgagaaaaaaaaggaataaaagaaaagaaggagagtcttaaagaaaaaagaagtgaTTCACAGGAGAAACCTGAAATTaaagatagaaaagaaaaagagaaagataaagacaaaggaaaagagaaagacaTAATGAATTCTTCTTCGTGGGTGGAGTTAAAAAAGTGTGGTATAATGATGGACGACATCATTGAGATTAAAAGACGTGATCATTCGGAACGATCAATAAAGAACAG aaCAGCCGAGGATTACTTACGTCACTTTGAGCAAATGTTAATGATAAACGATTGTCGTTTGAAACGTTACGCATTTATTGCTGAAGGACTGGAAGGTCCCAAAGAGTACCCTCCTGAATCAGTAAGAGCAACTAAACGAGGAAGGCctcaattattttattctgaAAATCCTCGTATGTCGCTTTTCATCAATCATCAGCAAATTCTTCAAGCAGTTACTGCCGATCATCGTGAAAAAATGCGGAACATATGCGAGGCAGACTTTATACG AAATGATACGGAAGCAGCGGAAAAATCTCAACGTACACGTAATTGGTATCCAAAGACAGACATATCTAAATCTGAAGGATGGCATGTACCAATTAATGTACAACTACCTAGGTCAAAATGGGATAGTGAAGATGAAGACAGGTTATCTGACACTGAAAAAGAACAAGGAAATGTAGTGAAATCGAGCAACATGACTTCGAAGCAAG aatCTGAGGAATTTTCTCCACGGTTAAATACTATAGAAGAAGACATTAATAAAGACAAGAAAATGATCAACGAAGATGAGGCTTCTAGTGTTAAAAAAATAGACGACAATAGACAATCAACATCTCCTTTGTTACAGTCTGCAGGCAATGAAAAATTAGCATCGGAGTATGAACAGTTCATGAAGATGGTTTGCAGTGATATTCCAATGTCGAAAGAATTCTCCCCAAATCCGAATAAAGCTCCTGCCTCGACGTTAAGCTATCATGAATTTAATATAGAAACCAATTTGCCAAATGACAATAATTTTTCGTTTGTAGAGCATAGTATATCCGGGAAGTCGGATAAaagtaattcaaataaaattgaggaaaaattcaaatccaatGAAAGCCGACAGAATTTGGAAAACATTTCGAAGATCGAGGACGATCAGATATCATCAAACAGTTCTCATATTCAGGTTCAAAAACGCGTAAGAGTAGAGAGTAAAAATATACATGATAAAAGTGAATCGGAAGATTCTAAATCAATACCCAGCGATTGGGAAAACGTTCGAATTAAAGTAGAACGTATGAGCGACGAAAATTCTGACTCtaaagaaacaagaaagaaaaagagacgaAAGAAAGTGACTTCTAGCAGTAGTGAATCATCCAGTTCGTCGAGTTCCTCTGACTCTGAAGAAGAagtaaaaagaaggaaaagaaaacggAAAATATCAAACGATTCGGACTCATTATCGGATTCAGATAGCAGCgatagtagtagtagcagcagTGATTCTTCTAGTTCCGATGATAaacggaagaaaagaaagaagaagaaacgaaaagctgaaaaaagaaagaaaaaagcgaAACGAATCgcaaagacgaagaagaagagaagaaggaaaGTCAGTTCGGATTCAAGTAGTAGCGATTCGTctgaagataggaggaaaaaAAGGGTAGCGACTAGAAAGTCTaaacagaagaaagaatataacGATAAACAGGATAACAGAGACGATATAATAAAGACGATACAAAAGTCGCCTTTGGAATCTCCTTCATTAGAAAATGCGAAATTGGTACGTTCTCAAGTTCCattaaagaaaattaaagaggaagtaaaagtcgaaAATAGGAAAAGATCCTCAGATAAACACGACGTTTGGAACAAGGATCAGGAATTAGTCAGAAAGGTGATTTCTGATAGCGACATCCACAATAAAACCCACAAAgatgaagaaaaaagaaacaaagtcgAAGAGCGATACTTGGAAGAGTGGGAAATGGATTCCGTGATCATGCCGCAGAAAGGAGAAAAACTGTCAAAGAGTAATGTTGAAAAAGTAGACAATACCGATATACAAAACATTCGGAAAATAGAAAGGAAGGAGGAACGATGCAAGAAAGATGACAAGAATAAAAATGACGAACGTTTGGAAGAAAAATGTTCAAGCATGAGCAAGGAGATCATCCCAGGGAGTTTAAAGATAGAAGAAGATGCAgatggaaagaaaaagaggaaaagagataaagagaaaaaggaCAGCAGTGAATTTTTAGCTGACTGGAAGAAGGAGAGTGAGCGTATATCTCAGCAAATAATGCAAGACGAAATAAAGCTCTCTAAAAAGTTAGACAAACAAAAAAGAGATAAATGGGGAGAGACTGAATTTGATACTCTGAATGTCCCATCGTTAACACAACTTGAAAAGGAAGTAAATAAGAGACAATTACTAGCGGACGAATGGGAAGTCGACAGCTTAGAAGCTGTGTCTGATTTaatgattaataaaaaaaaaatctctcgTATCTCAAAGAAATTAGAAAAGGAGGTTCGATATGATAAGAAAACAGATACATATATCGCTATAGAAAAGGAAACTGTAAAGGAATGTAAAAAGAGGCAAGATAGATTGTCTGCAATGAGAATTTGGGAAGAAGAACAagaagaaggagagaaagaagCTTTGATGCTCCTGGAACAGAAGAGTAAGAGGAAGAGAGATGATTGGGACATTGAAGAAGAATCATTCTTACGAGAAAAAAGTGACAGaaaagaaagcgtagaagacaGCATTACTATAATTGAGAGCATCCATAAGGAGGTAAATACAGTCAGTAAAAATGTGGATGCATCTATGAAACATGATGTTGTTACTAGCAAAAAGAGCAAGAAAAGTCGTTGGGATATGGAATCACAGTCTCAAGAAAAAATAAAGCTTAAAGCTCCTGTTATGTGGGAGGAAGAGTGTGCAGAATGGACGAAAGTGAATAAATTCGACCATGATATTGAGAGAGTATCTTTGGAATGCTGTGACCCGATATTAGCTAAAACGAAGATAAAAGACGAGGACGTTTGTATGGTTGAACAGCAGTTGAGAAAGTCTACATCTAAGAATTCAACAAGTGCAGATATTATCGATTTGTTTCCTAGAAAATGTCAGGATATAGATTTGTTAGAATCATCCTGGACTCCGGAAGAACATACTAGATGTAAGTCGCGAATAAGAAGTTTGGGCAACAGTTCACAGGAGAATGTGCTCTTTGATAAGACCAAGGAATTGACGCCTTCGAAAGAGCAATGTACTGCAGAACAATTAAAGGATATCTTTGAGATAGATGTGAAATTAACGAAAAAAAATACAGAATTGTATAGTCCTAGTTCTCCAGCTGGATCCCAAAAGTCTGAA gATATGGAAATTTTTAAGAATAATCAGGTAAATCTGAAGCAGAGTCTTCTACACGATAAACTAAAGAATGAAACTCTGGTTATGTCTGATGATGAATCAGTTCCCAATATACCTCTTCAAATAAAGTACCGCGATGGTAAATATGCAAAAGCTGCAGTGATGAaggaagaatttgaagaaattttaGGAGTGCAAAAGATAGAGGATCAGACTCTTCGAAAGAAATTCGATGTGAAAGTATCTGAAAGTTCGTCTGAATTTCCAATCAACGAACCATACCCAGACACGAACTATAAATCATTACGAATGGACATATTCGCAGGGTATGAATCTGATGAATCACATGGAAAATTAAGCAACAAGAGTTCTGAGGCAATATCTTCATCTGCCAGCACAAAAGGAACAGAGGAGACGAATGAAGGGAAAGCAGCACTCAAGTTGATTCCTAAACAACTGTTAGTCCGACGAAACAATGAACGCGTGAAGACAAAATTGATTTCAGATGATCCCATGCAACACGCTGCGGCTCTATTGACCATCCAGAAGAAACTTCGAGAGTCGCACTCTGTGAAAAACGATATAAAAAACACATATTGCGAAGAACCTAATGAATTTAGGATCGAGTGTGAAAAGACATCCAATATACATGCACCTGTTGCTGAAGTTATTCCCACGGAACAGACTACTATTACGGATGTTAAGGTGGACTCGAAAGACTTGTCGATAACAGTGAAAACCTCGATTACCACAAAATCGGAATCACCAGGGGCGGTGAAGCTCGATTTCAATGAGTACAGGTCTGGGAACAAAGGAACTAAATTGGAAGAACTTAAAAAATCTAGACCACGTAATAGTAAAGATATTAGTGAGACGGAATGTCAAGTAAGATCACCGGGCAGagagcagaaaaagaaaagtccTAGTAGAAAGGAGAATAGGGAAGATAAACGAATTAGTGATCGTAGCAAAGAAAGAAGAGATAAGAAATTTGATGATAGAGAAAGAGTAGATAGGAGAGATAGTAGGAGTTCGAAACAGGAGTACAATGAAAGTAGAAGGAGGTTCAGTCCTTCTACTAGTCGCAATAAAAAACGAACTTCCTGGGAACGGGAAGGAAGTCGTAGCGAAAGCCATAGCCGCAGTTGGAGTAGAAGTAGAAGCAAAAGTccaaagagaaaggaagagtcGTTTGCAGGCTTTTCTAGTAAAGAAAAACGATCAAATAGAATCGATGAGGATAGATCCAGTAGAGCAAGAATAGATGATAGGAGAGAAAGATCTATAAGAAGTTCTCCTAGATCTAACACTGCCCCGCATAATAAAG ATCATTTTAAAAAGCATGGACCTATTAAAGGAGATCGAGATGACTGGAATAGAAAGAAATACGACTGtatagaaagagaaaaggaaggtCGGTCGTACGAACCAATGGAAGTACTAAGAGAGAGAAACGTGGATATTGATAGACATAGAGAGAGTAGATTTCGCGGAGATGAAGCAGATCGGTCACTATGGCCGTACGAAGCAGAGAACATGCTTCGGGATGGAAATGAGTCCTTAGATTCCTATCCCAATAGTCAAGATTTAGATCTTGATTATGAAGAGAAAACGTACTACAGGGATGACAGTATTGAGAGGGATATCATGGAAGGTCCTTTCCGTCCTTCATCAAAATTCAAGCATAG AAAAAGTAGGCTCAGTACAAGAAGAGACAGACAATGGGAGAAGGAAAGAGAACCTTTGGATCTAGATAGACATGGACATGTTCGAAGAATGGATAAATTACCTCCACCTAGAGGTCGTTCTCCATTACGGTCGCGAAGATCACCATGTAGATCATCACACGACCGCTTCAGACGTGAATCTAGATCGCGATCGAAATCATGGTCAAGATCAAGATCACGATCTAGGTCAAGATCTAGATCCAGATCGCGATCTCGATCAACGTCCAGGTCCCGGTCGATGATGCATTCAAGATCGAGATCTAGATCAGGATCTCGATCAAGAACTAGGTCAACCTCGGGGTCCAGAATGAGAAGCCCGGATCATTTACGAATGACGGAACGATTACGATCTTCCAG ATCACCTTCTATGGGACGAGGTAGAGTGAGCGAAAGTTCAAGGGAAAGGAAGGATGAACACGATAATATGAAACTATTAGATAGCTGCACCGAAAGAGGTAGACGAATAGAAACGATCGTGCAGTCCGTATCCGGACTATCTAGGGACTCGACTGTGTTAGACTCGGAAATGCACATCGGTGACAATATGGAGACAGTTGCAACAAGTTTCCAATATTCGGCTGAAAACGAAGTTGGAAACGAATATTACTATACAGAGAATAACTTGACTTATCCACCGTGCATTGATGACTCAACGGCGAGTTCTCCGAAACGCCTATCCCTCGACGATAG GCTAGAACTTGAGCTGGGAATTAAGAAGCAACAGGATGGAGCAGGAATATCAAATGATTACGGAGAAAACTTTAATTCGAATGTATGTTATCCATCACCGCCTGGGCAACAGCAACAAATATTATACCGTCAACAACCTACTGTTTTACAA GTGGGCAATGTATTGCAAGTGGTACCTGCAGATTTCAATGGTGTCCCAGCAACGCACAGAGAGCCAACTAACTCCTCCTCAGCACCAATTGTACGAGGTTCCAGTCAAGTAGTTCGCGTAGGTAATGTTCTTCAGGTTGTACCGACATCCTTGGATTGGAGCGGTGGACAGCCTTCTTCAGTTGATCAATCAGGAGGGATGATGTATTCAACGACAGTCCCTCAATCCTCTCCGGTTTCCTCAGTACCTATATCTGTACCTGTTCCAGTTCCTGTCCCCATGCCTGTGCCGGCCGTTCCATCCGCTATGAACTCATCGACGCCAGTTTCTACTTTATCCCCAGTTTCATTGCCTCTTTCCGTTCCCGTTCCCGTTCCTGTTCCTGTCCCTGGCCCTGCTCCTGTTCCACTTCCTGTGACGCAAACGACTTTCCCCAGAGCCGAAGTGACACTGCAGA AAGTACCTGTTCTGCCGGTTTATAATTACGAAGTTATCTTGGAGACCCGTAGAAAAGAACAAGAGGAGCGTAAGCGATTGCGTGAAATTaggagaaaggaaaaagaacgtAGGCGAATCGAACGAATTAATCGTCGCGCTCTTCAATTGTTAGAGAAGAGTAACATGCGCCAGTCAGAAAACGCAAATCAGCAGAAGAATTCAAACCTGGATCCATCTGTTTTAAAAGCTCTTCGGGAAAGCGAAGAGCAAGCCGATGCAGAGGAACAACAAACTTCCTCTACTATTTTTGAGAAGGAGGAAGAAATGCCGGTAGTCGCATCTTCTGCTTCCACAGAAGAAGAGGAGGTACCTGTTGAggaggacgaggaagaagaggaagaggaggaggctGAAGTGGAATATgatgaagaagacgaagaagaggcGGAAGACgatgaagaggaagaagaagaggacgATGAAAAGTCACGgttaaataaattgaaaagcGAAATCGACGAAGCTACAACGGTAACAGCGATAGATGAAACAACTAAGGTTCAAATCGAAACAGAATCCAAAGGATGGCCGGAGTTACCCCCGCCGCCTTTGAAAGGAATTTTAGTCGCATCAGGTTTCAG aaGAACCTCGGTTCCTAATGGCAATTTAGATGACCTTTCTACTCCTGAAAATGATAACGGAGACAACACGGACAAAGAGGATATAGAAATAGATAAAACTGAGTCCAGCAAAGACGAAGCTAGTGAGAACAAGTTAAGCAAATTGAAGAATCAAATGAAGAAAACTAAATTAGCGAAGTTAGGAAAACGGAaacaaaggaataaaaaatCTGTCCAATTTGCGGATGGAATCAAACCTGGAGAAGGTACTAGTCCTAGTGGTGGTGAAGGGGATATGCCTTCTCCTCCACCACCCACTACTGTCGCTCGAGGTGGAATTCGTGACGTTCGAAGGTCCAGTTCCAGAAAGAGTAGAAAACAAGAGAAAAGAACACGACCTccaaaagcaaagaaaaaagtGAAG GTGAAAATCATAAAACTGAAGAAGCCCCGTGTCACTCCATTAACGGCGATGATGATGAATGATTCGGACGAACTAGATGATCGTTCTCCGCCGCCGCCACCTCCAGGGTCTCCTCCACCGCCGCATCTTTGGCCAAGTTATCTTTCCGCTTACAACGCTAACAACCGTACTAGTGAAGCTCAAACAACGGCTGCTGCAATTTCGAACACTGTTCAAGCTCCTCCGCCACCTACACCGCTGCCTCTCTTagttcctcctcctcctttgAATTACACGATACAACCTTGCAGCAAGGCGTAA